The following nucleotide sequence is from bacterium.
GAAGCGATTCGTTGACTGGCCGTGTTTGGCCACTGTATGACCCAGCACCGCTGAGCCTGGGGGCAGGGCAGCAGCCGCGGTCACTCCCGCACAGTGAAAACCTAATCATGGGGTCAGGGCGTAAGCGATGAACAAGTCCCTGCTCAGCGCGATCGCGATGATGTTGTGTCTCGTCGCTGTCGCGAGCGACGCCGATGCGGTGAGCCGCCGCAAGTTGTGTAAACGGCAATGCGGCCCGGCCATCTCGGCGCAGTGTCCCAGCGTCGGTCGCCAACACCGGGTCTGCAAGCGGAAGCTGCTGAAGACATGCCGCCGGGTGTCGCTCGAGGCGTGCAGCCTCACGCCGACGACGTCGACGACCGTGGTGACGGTGACGAGCACGACGACATCGCCGACGACGGTCGTGACGACGACCACCACGTCCACGACCACCACGTCGACGACACTGACGCCCAAGACGGTCTTCATCACGAGCGCCATCGTGACCGGCGACCTTGGCGGGATCGCTGGAGCGGATGCGCTCTGCAACGATCTGGCAAGTGCCAGCTCGCTTCCGGGCACCTACAAGGCGTGGTTGTCGGACAGCGCGTCCTCCCCCGCGACGACGTTCACGAAGGACCACCGCTACCTCCTGCCCGATGGCACGACGCTCGTCGCCAACAGCTGGGCCGATCTCACCGACGGGACTCTGGTCAACGACATCACCCAGACCGAGTCGGGAGGCGAAGTGACCAACGTTTTGGTCATGACGAACACGTACGCCGACGGAACGGCGGTTCCGAACGGCGCCTGCCAGGACTTCACCAGCGCCGCGG
It contains:
- a CDS encoding DUF1554 domain-containing protein, with the protein product MNKSLLSAIAMMLCLVAVASDADAVSRRKLCKRQCGPAISAQCPSVGRQHRVCKRKLLKTCRRVSLEACSLTPTTSTTVVTVTSTTTSPTTVVTTTTTSTTTTSTTLTPKTVFITSAIVTGDLGGIAGADALCNDLASASSLPGTYKAWLSDSASSPATTFTKDHRYLLPDGTTLVANSWADLTDGTLVNDITQTESGGEVTNVLVMTNTYADGTAVPNGACQDFTSAAEEEAVGLGINVLSDSNWTSYATGGCTNSFYSYRLYCFEQ